A window of Macrococcus sp. 19Msa1099 genomic DNA:
AAGTAAACTGGGTTGGGTTCTATTTGATGAAAGATGGCCAATTACAGTTAGGACCTTTCCAGGGATTACCGGCATGTGTTCAAATTCCGGTTGGAAAAGGTGTATGCGGGAGTGCAGTCAGCGAGCGCAAAACGATGGTTGTCTCTGACGTACATCAGTTCCCTGGTCATATTGCATGTGATGCAAATTCTCAATCAGAAATTGTCGTACCTATTATTAAAGATGGAGAAATATTCGGTGTGCTCGATATCGATGCGCCGATTAAATCTAGATTTACAGAAGAAGATCAAGCAGGTATCGAACAATTCGTAAAGATTCTCGAAAAACATTTATATTAATATTGACTTCTTACACTAAAGTCACTATAATGAAATCTATGTGAATAAACGAAGATAGCAGATAAATATTAATACGCGCTATAGTATCCCCTATGTTGGCGTGTTGTGTAACTGAAGCTATAAGGCGAAGGCACGGAATGATACTATATCGTATTAGGCATTTATCATATTTTTGTTTTTTACATAAAAAACAAAAACAGAGGAGGAGTCACATTATGGCTCGTTTTACAGGTTCAACTTGGAAAAAATCTCGTCGTTTAGGAATTTCTTTAAGCGGCACTGGTAAAGAATTAGAAAGACGCCCTTACGCACCAGGACAACACGGTCCTAACCAACGTAAAAAATTATCTGAGTATGGTTTACAATTACAAGAGAAACAAAAATTACGTTATATGTACGGAATCAACGAACGTCAATTCCGCACAATCTTTGATCGTGCTGGTAAAATGAAAGGTATCCACGGTGCTAACTTCATGGCACTTTTAGCATCTCGTTTAGATGCAGTAGTATACCAATTAGGTTTAGCACGTACACGTCGTCAAGCACGTCAATTAGTTAACCACGGTCACATCATGGTAGATGGCGCTCGCGTAGACATCCCATCATACCAATTAAAACCTGGTCAAGTAATTTCAGTTCGTGAAAAATCACAAAAATTAAACATCATCGCTGAATCAGTTGAGTTATCAAACCACGTTCCTGAATACTTAACATTCGACGCTGAAAAATTAGAAGGTACATTTGTACGCGTTCCAGAACGTAGCGAATTATCTGCTGAAATTAACGAACAATTAATCGTTGAGTACTACTCACGTTAATAAGTTGTTTAACAACTTATTAAAACTAAAACGCTGTAAATCCTTTATTATCAAAGGGTTTCAGCGTTTTTTGTTTGATTTATTCTTAAACACAATTCGTATATTATCGTATATTATCATGCCAAACTGGTGGAACTTTGGTGGAACTTTTTAATAATGCGGGCACAGTAGAAAGCACCTTATCTTAAATGATAGGTGCTTTCGTCTATATAACCGAATTATCAAATATTCGGGTATATGACCGGATTAAAAAAACCCCCACACTCGATATGAGTGTAGGGATATAAACTACTTCTTTTGCTCAAGTGCAATTACATAATTATATAACTTTTCACAAGTGTCTAATGTGAGTCCACCAATATCACGCTGCTCTTTTCTCAACTTACTAATCACTGCTCGACTTACTCCTGTATTTTTTTCAATGGTTGTTCCCTTTATGTCACTTTTTAATAACCATTCTATTTTTTCTCGCATATTTAATCAAATGCAATCTCGTATTTTATTATGATAGTAAGCTTAATAATTTAATAATAATAAACGTAATTAATAATAAACTTATAACTGTTGATGTTTGTCTTCTTGTCATTATCAACACCTCCATATATAATGAGGTAAAGGTTCCCTTTCGGGAAGGCCTTTAACCTTTGAGATAATCAAGCACTGCTACTAATAGCGCTGTCCAGGCGAGTAACGTGTTTGTTTTATCTCTTTTT
This region includes:
- the rpsD gene encoding 30S ribosomal protein S4, with protein sequence MARFTGSTWKKSRRLGISLSGTGKELERRPYAPGQHGPNQRKKLSEYGLQLQEKQKLRYMYGINERQFRTIFDRAGKMKGIHGANFMALLASRLDAVVYQLGLARTRRQARQLVNHGHIMVDGARVDIPSYQLKPGQVISVREKSQKLNIIAESVELSNHVPEYLTFDAEKLEGTFVRVPERSELSAEINEQLIVEYYSR
- a CDS encoding GAF domain-containing protein, translated to MFDQTPIKDYTMLAQMLDGLLTDEQDNISNLANASALLNTFLQEVNWVGFYLMKDGQLQLGPFQGLPACVQIPVGKGVCGSAVSERKTMVVSDVHQFPGHIACDANSQSEIVVPIIKDGEIFGVLDIDAPIKSRFTEEDQAGIEQFVKILEKHLY